TAATAGCAAAGACTAATTTCAATATTAAAGCAGAAAAGCTTACCTGTCCAGCTAAGTCCTAGGTGATCGGCTACAATTGCCATCCTTATATCTGTCCGTTCACATGGACTCTGTGGACCTGTGATTTacaatttttcaattaaaaaggtTTTGCACAGAAAACCACAATACCGGACAATAGTTTATTATAAAGAATAGCTTTAATTGACTAAGTTGCCAGTGCTCATATTGTTTACTAGAATGGTTGTGTGTCCTAATAAACtacaaagcaaatatttttcacagcTTTTAGATTTTCACCTGTGTAAAGCCAAATGTCAAACTACATGATGTCGTGTAATGAAACCAAACATGCTGACGATCTAGCTGTTAGACTGCACACAAGTCGTTCAATCACTGGTGGAAACCACCAAGACCAGATTATGATCTATTTTCTCTACTTTGACAGAATAAATTTTCTGTCACAAAAGAAATCTTTCAATTTCTGAGTTACATCAATTTTTGAGTTACATGAATGTCTTTGGCATGCTTCACTAGCTTTCTACAGTACAGGATTTGtttgaaggaagaaagaagagtatAAGACAGCACATACAGATGACAATGACAGAATGAAAACTACAGTTAAGTCACTTCACAGGCAATCACAACAGTTCATGCACTAGGATCAACAAGTTGAAAGTTTTACAAACTAGGCTTGATCTCCACGAGGTGAGCCATGTGAGCTCCAGAAACCTGACTGCCTTCATTCTCACCAGTCCTcttactcctcctcctctcactgtCGGCCTTTTCAATCTTTGATTTTATAGATGCTGCCTCTGTTCTCATGTCTCTAGCAGACTTCGATGTAATGGAAGGCTGGTAAACTTGAGTAGCTTCTGATAAGGATGTGTTCCTTGACGTACTGTCTTCTTCATCATCAGAGACCTCTGACTGCATCTTTTTCTCTTCATCAGATAGACGATCCACAAGCTTTAATGTCTCACCACTAATTCCCTTAAAATATTCAATAGAGTGTTTACACACCTCCCTAAGCTGATTTTTCCTCACTTTAACTGTTGTCATGGTGACGGAGGTAGATCTTACCTTTACTGGTAATTTAGAAGGaagctgttttggtttttctttctctacCTGCTCTTGTTTTGGCAGGGCTGGAGTTCTTCTAGCTAGATTACTCCTATGTGTATTTTTTACAGGAATCCTAGACCTTGCTTCTAGACAGGGagaagaattattttgttttgctttgtccgGCTTACTAGCCCCTCTCACTTTACTCCCTGTATTGCTTTGGAGGTTATTTTGTGAAAAGACTTCTTTTACTGAGCTGGCCTTTACAGgaagctttgattttcctctagCCCCTACCAATTCTTTTGACTTTTGCTGCTCCCCGTGTGGTTTTTGTTTATCTCTTACTCTGTGTCCTTGTGTTGTCCCTGTACCTTTTCCTGAAGTGCTTTTCGCTTGATTAGCTTTCTGGAGGGAACATTTCGGTTCCAAATGTTCTTTTAGTACTACATTACAGGTAATATCATCTGTAGGGACAGCAGATGAATCcaaattgttgttgttattaaagTTATCTTTTGGAAAATCAGAGTTTTCTGTTTGCCTACAGCTTGTCTGGCTAGAAGCTGAACTCGCAATCACTGCTACAGGTTCATTTTCTAATCCCTGACCACTTGGCATCACAGCTTCTATCTTATCTGTCACTTCGCCAGGGCCATCTTTCTTCAGAGTCATGGTGGAAGCAGAAATTCCCATTTTAATTGGTGTGCGCAATTTGGGATCAACTTTAGAAGCGTTTACCGCTGCCGATGATTTTTCCACTGAGTTACTACCAAGTGTTTGTTCCATGCAATCTCCACTGGCCTGGATGATGGGCTTATGTTCAACTGCTGTTGTTTCTACTGGTCTCTCTAGGTTTGTTTCTACAGTGTTGTCCCCTGCCTGTGGCTGTGTGATGGCAGTGACTGTacttttatccccttcccccttgtcCCCTGACTTCCCTTCAGAAGTATGCTCACCAATCTGAAAAAATTGGAGTCTTTCTTCAACAAAATCCCTCTTGCTCATGTCAATTGCACCACTGCGAGTCATCTCAAACATCTTCCCTTCATGAAATGGGAAGGGGTTGGGCTCGCTAGTTGGCGTACTTTCATCTGTTGGAGTTCTGGCTGGTGTTGTATCAGGTGTTGTCGCTTGAGATCTGTCTTCCACTGCCAGACCAAATGGCTTAGCCTCATCATCCCTTGATTTAGTCTCAAACACTTCATCGTCACCTCGGTTATTGGACCATGGATCAAAATCTAGACTCTTGGTGGCCACTGTTTTGAACGGTGTTGCAAATTCTTCGTCTACTTTGTAACTGAAATATGAATCAGGAAATACAGTCCTGTCAGGGTGTCTGCCTTCCAAAGTGAAAAACTGTGCCCCTGACTTCTGTTCGCTCTTATCTCCATCTTTTTCAGAAGCTGGACCCTTCGAAGATGCCTTGTCCTCTTCAGGGCCTACCTTGCCTTCCTCCTCAATGACTTCAAGCTTACTCTGGCTAAAGCAGCGATCAGTCTGCTTTAGAATGCCTTCTGTAGTCCATATGTCCTTTTTGGTTTCAACTGCAGGACCTGCAAGTTTAGAATCACTCTCAGTTAAACCATCATCTTCATCTTGCAAATCATAACCGTCAAGAGAGTCAATCTCTGTCGCATCGGTATCATGGGAGAATTCTGCAGTGGTTGCTATGGAACACTCTGTGACAGACTGGTCATTGTTATTCCCATTTTGCACTACATCATTCTGGGGTGAATCAAGCCCAATGTCAAACTCATTAGGTTTCCCAGAAGTGGGATGTCCTAactctttctgtttctcagtCTTTTCAGGGGCTCTGGGTTTTGAGGTTTCTTTCTGGTCATCTTCCAGTTCTTTCAGTTTGAATGTATACTTTTTAAGTGGAACAGGTTGATAGAGAGATTCATCATCACTGGAGTCACTGACATCTGCTCCCGGTGGCACAGGAGATGGCGGCTGTACTCTTATGACAGGTTCAGCCAGTTGGCATTTGTCATGTTCATCTTGCAAGTTCACTTCCGTCATCTCCATTTCACTCTCAGTGGAATAATGAGGCTTCTTTTCCGACTCGCCTTGATCTGCATCcagtggtggaggaggagggaattCAATGTAGGCAACTCTGTTACCTTTGGGTCTTTTGTTAGAGTCCTTATTTATATGATTAGGCAACGCTTTGTCAATCTGTGGTTCCTCAACCTCTGCCTGTTTTACAGATGTTGACTTagcctctgcttcctcctctgaTTCCTCAGATACCTCAGGAATAGGACTGGGCTTGCCTGGGATATAAGCTATTAGTGAGTCGGGTGTTTTAGATGTAAACTCGTAACTCACTTCCTCTGAACTCGGTGTTTCTGGTGTTAACGGGCTTTTTCCAGAGCTATCTATAAAGGACACTTGTTCTAGTGTGTCATCTTCTGGACTACCTTGTGGAGAAGGAGGTTGTTTTTGCTGTCTAGCTGTGTAAAATGTCCCCCTTGTCTCTTGTACTGTCTTACTCTCCTGACtgacaatttttttaatatttccttgtTGCACCTCTTTCTCATATTGCTTTCCTACTTGAACAAAACTGACATAAACAGGTAAGGTCTTAATTTCTTTTACTCCCTCAGTGCTTACTAGCGGTGCAACTTTATCCAAGTAATCACTGTCACTGGGGTCAACTAACTCACTCGAGGGAAATTCCTTTCCTGGACTACATTCTAAAGAATCTGGTGATTTGCTAGGGGATATCTCCATTTCCTCATCAGGAGAACTTAGACCTATCGAGCTCTGCTGCTTGGTAACTTTTCTGATTtctgaatgctttattttttcatcttccaCATAATCAATCTGCCTCTCAACTTTCTCCTTAATCACAGCTGATTTGGCTACTTTAGCTGAAAGTTCATAGACACCATCAAGAGTGGTTCTCTTCTCCTCAACAATTCTGACTGGAATATGGGACACagcaatttcttctttccttttggaTATTTTATCAGCCACTTCACCATTACGTTCCCCCTCCCTGACAACAAATTCTCTGTACAAAACCCTTTTTGAGGGAGATTTTACAGTCAGTTCCTTCACTTCTTCTGAATGAATTCCGTTTGCTGCCAGTTTGTGCTCTGTCACAGTGataaattcactttttttgtcagttttcacTTCAGCATGATCAACGtggttttcttttactgtatCCGGAACCAGCACATGtgaaagtttttctttctgtgttttgtgattAGAAGTTCCAGGACTTTCCCACGTCCGATAGATTTTTTTGTCCCAGTGTCCCTTTGCTGTTGAGTCTGAGCCATATACCAGGTCTTTTGCCTGCGGTTCTGAAAAGTACTCTGGCACGCCTTTACTCATCTCAGTTCTTTGTTTTTGTGTGTCTGGAGCATGAAAGTCTTCAATAGCTTTCCCTTTACCTGGAACACATTCTTCCTGTATTTTCACCTCTTTCTGAAAAGCTGCGCTCCCATCAATGACCTCTACTTGCTTTGCGTGTTTCTCTCTGGAATAAAACTGATACACTGGTAACTTACTTTCTtgcaatttctttactggaattTTGGACTGACCatccagctttttttcttcttgagttATGTCCTTACTCCTTGGACTTATACTTTGTTCAAATTTAAGCCTAATGGAACTGAGCTTTGATTGCTTCAGCTGAAATCCAGTCTGTGAAACCTCCGGTACTTCAGTCTGCTGAGTGCTTCCTTTGTGTTCCATAGTTTGTTTAGAGTCCTCTGCAGGTTGCACAAATatccttttttcagggctgctggGCAAACTGGACGCTTTTCTCTCATCCACTTTGGGAAAGCATTTCCCATCATGTGCATACTGCTTCACCTTACTCCATTCGTCACCGGACGGTGGCAATTCAGAGAGCAGAACTTtctcagggctgctgctggcagagctctggctagaatgtttttctttgccattttttttatGCTGCTTTTTCTCTGGAGACTGTAGCTCATCATTCAACTTCTCTGTTTTATCCCGAAAAAACTGTGATACTTCTGTcagtttttcttctgcctctttaaCAGTCCTGTCCACCCTGTCTTCATATATCAACTTTTCTCTACCTCTGTCTAATCTGTCCTCAGTAAAGCGCATCCACATCGCATGTTTTGGACTACTAACATCTCCAGTGTAGTGTAACACTGTCACTTTATCATAATGATCATCTTTAGACATTTTACCTACACCATTTTCAGATACATCTTTATAGATTTTGGAGAGAATCTCTTTTTGGGGGGCAGTAGCTACTTTTTCTCTGCATCGTTTATCAGACCCCTGTAACTCTGTGCTAAGGGGTAGAGCATGGTCAGTAACTGACTCCTCAGTATCAGAATGAGACACATCTAGCTTTTCTGAAAGAAGCATTTTCTCAGCAAACCTGTAAGACTCCCCTCTTAGTTCTGACAACTCATCATCATGGTATTCTATTGAGTGCTGACTCAAAAGCTTCAGTGTTTTGTAAGAGTCGTCAGACATGAGTTGAGCAGAACTAGGGCGACTGTCTTCTTCCTGGGACACGGGAGTGTTAACTCTAGAGGATTCCAGATAAGAAGGAAGTGACTCTTCGGCCGTGAGCTCCTCTTCTTCTTGCTGACCTTGTTCGTCCGAACAAGGAAAAGCATCATGTTTTTCCAACTCTTTTAAGTTAATATCTCCCCGAGGTAAGTCTTTCTGATATacatacatttctttttctggatgcttttttgtttctctaaTAATGACTTCAGTAGGTTCAGCCTGATTACCTTTTTCAATATGGACCTCTATTATTCGCTCCAGTTTGGGTTTCGTTTTGCTGTCCTTCTCTGCATGTTGTGGCGAAGTTTCAGCAGACTTGCTGACTTCGGATGTTACTGATGATTTATGTTCAAACAGACCTGCCAGCTCTTTGGAAGGGTCACGTCCAGACTGAAAGGCTTTCATTATGTCATGAACAGACATTGTTTCCTCAATTCTTTCAGACGTGCTTTCAGTACATGGAGGTTTATGATAAACCATCCTAGTTGTTGTAGTGATATGAGTTTCTTCTTTTACTCGGACACCTTTACTAAGGACACACTTATGGTCATCTTCTTCGCTGCTGCTGGCTTTCATTTGAAAAGCTTTAACCTTCTCTTTAATAGATGCAGCAGGTTTTTGCTCCGGCTCCATAAACGCAGGAGTAGGTTTCGAGGCCGgcagctcctctgctttctgctctggaatTTCTTCGGACGATGGCTCGTAGCTGCGGATAACATGAACTACTTCAGTTCTTGTTTCTGTAATGACGGGAGGGATGGGTACGTCATGGAAAAGTGGTTTTGGCCCCGTGCTTTCAGCACTTTGTGGGGCAGAAGGTGTCTTTTCACTTCTCGTTTCAAAGCCACTGTCAGATAAGGGACTTTTATCTTGATCGTGTTGAGAAAAGTCATCTGGAGACTCTAAAATAGTGTCTGTTCCAAAAAAGGAATCTGCAATCTTACACAGCTCCTTTTCTGATGTTGAAGGCCTCATGGAGGCTGGAGGCATTTTAAGTTTATGTTCCTGCAAAGCAATAGCTGGTTTTAAAATGCGCTTTTGTCTCTCTtcaccttcttttttcccctcttccaacTTGTACTTTATGTTTGTTAATGAACTGCTACCGATATCATTTGCTAGGTAATCAATAACTTTTGACAAGCTATAATCCTTTTCCGACATGGTTTTAGTTTTAATTTGGACCTTCTCTGGAACAGATATAGGAGGGCTTGTCAAAGCTTGCTGTCTCGCTTCATCAATCTCCTCTGTACTGAACTCTACCCAGTCATCCTCAGACAGGTGTCCTTGATCGCTTTTGGATACTTTAGCCGACCCTTTACTTTCTAAACACACATCTTTTTTCAGAATCTCGCTAACTTTTACTAAGTCCTCTTTTACTTTCTCAACAATTTTAAAGGGCTCTTCATCATCAATTCTACCCTCTTTTTGTATCTCAGGTTGGAATGGTTTGTCCTCTGCGACATCTGTCTGCAATATTGCAGTCATTCTTATTAGATCCTCTTTCATTTCAGCAACATCTTTCAGTATCTCCTGACTGGAGGATAAAGAAGATGGTGTGGACAATTTGAGAGCAGAGGGTGCTAAAAACAAGGATGATTTTATTGGAGATGAAGCTCGATTAAAGGGAGGCTGTGTGCGTGCCTCTGTAGTCAATGTTTTAATAGGTGACAGTAACGCAGCGGCTGATTTTGTAAGTGAAGACGACTCTGGGAGCTTCTTTAGTGCTGGTTCAGACAAAACATTGACTACAGAATATACTGGCACTGTTATTGTCGATGAAGTTACTGATGAGGTAGTTGCAGATATTGACCCAAGGGCTGTGTACAAAGCACCTGCAGGAGGAGTTCTCattgactggaaagctgatggtgCTGAGGACACAAATGACCTGAGTGGAGAAAAAGACATTGTTGTAGCTGTTGAAAACACTCTCTCAGCTGTGTCAGCAGCTGCATTAGCAGCACAACTTGCAGAATGTGCAGCTGCAACGATCTTGTCTTGAAAAACAGCTGCAGCTTTGGATCCATTTATTAAGTTGGCAGAAGATGGGTATTTCAGAGGTGACACAGATCCATTAAGCAATGGTACATCTGTGTGCCCAGCTACATGTTTTGCTGGCGACGAGAGAGACGAGGCCATCATGACTTTAGAGGATGAAACAGCATCAACTGCTGACTTAGCAGGTGACGCCACTGACTTTAGAGGGGACGATAAAAGTGAAGATGCTGATGTGATGACCGATTTAAGTGGCAAACTTGAGGAGTACATGTTAATGTTGGACTTGGGGGATGCTGGAGGCGTCATGGTTATGGACGATCTCTCCAAGAGAGATCCTGCAGTAGTCACTGGCGATGTCCGAGAGGGGAATGTGGTAGTGGATGCCAGCCCTTTTAGACTGGCAGCTTCTGTGACTGCGGGAGCTCTGATGAAAGAGCCTGATGTAACCTGCATATTGTAGGGAGGCTGCGATACCACAGTTTTTATTGGTGAAGAGATTGTCCGAAACGATCTAATCGGAGATGCTACATCACTAACAGATTTAACTGAAGACGTGGTAGAAGCTCCTAATGTGGATTTGattggagaagcagaagaaacagaCCATATTGATTTTAATGGGGAAGCTGTAGGAGTGTTAGAGGAAGAGCTTGATAAGGAAGTGAAGCCTGATTTGGTTTGCCCAGGCACTGTAATTGGAGCTGTTGTCCATGACTGATATGGCCGTGTTGAAAAGAATGGCTTGTATGAGTAAGTAGCAGGTAGGGATCTTGTTGCTCCTGCACTCCGTTCAACTGTTTCTTAAATTgttaaattaaaatcaaacataaaaatcaacaaaaatgattgaaaaacagagagaccaGAGGAGAAAATTGGTCAGTAAACGTTGTAATATTACATAAAGCAAGTACAATTGTTTGCATGAGCTAGGATGAAGGAGGcaaaagaagactgaaaaaaggAATCAAAAAAATAGGAATAAGCCATACACTGGAGACTGGTCTAAACCAAAAAGCAACgtgaaatgaaagacagaaagcaCATAGCAACCAAATCTGCAAAcaatgaagaacagaaaacacaaagaaggaatTTATAAGGTAAAAGTAAAGCCACAtcaaaatttcttctcttacttcccATTGACTTTCTGATGTGCTACTTCTGAAATATTCGTATCAGTTTATTTTGCCTGTTTAGGTATGTCTCTGCTTTGCACAACTATTAGAATTATCcttttaataatttctgtagTTGTTGTTCTATTCAGATATTGAACCTATACAAAATATAAACTTGCGTAAAATGACATTATATagctaaaatcttttttttaaaccactcagAACTATTTCATGCAGAACCCAAAATTCCTTTAAGTGACAGGCAATTGATGTGCAAACTGTGAAGCAACTGGAATAAATTCAAATCTATGTCTCCCATGCACAATTCAGATATGCTTCACACTCACAAAGCCAATAAGAGCAAGAGCTTTTCTGagtcaatatttaaaaaaataacaaaaagaaagaaagaaaaggaatttttgcatttgtttctcatgcaatattccttttttttttgtaaaagctaAAGTAAAACTTTACATGAAATGGTTTTAAGAAGCATATGTCATACATGAAATATGGAAAGTATGATACATGATAAACGTGAGCAAGCAAAGCAACTGAATCAGTTTTTGTCCATGCACAATATATCATGTCAAAACAAGCACACAGATTAATACATTTTGTATGCTGTATTAAGCACAAATATGTAAACCTTACAAAATCATTTCACAAGAGGCCATTAAAAGAAGAGTACACTTTTTCTACAATATGTAGTGTCTTGGTACCTTTTGAGGAGTTTTCTTGTATCAGCTCAAAGACAGACCTGTTCAACTTTACATTTCTCAAAAGGTAACATTAGAAAAGCAGTCAAAGAACAATATATTATGCAAAAACTTCCTAGC
This sequence is a window from Opisthocomus hoazin isolate bOpiHoa1 chromosome 6, bOpiHoa1.hap1, whole genome shotgun sequence. Protein-coding genes within it:
- the ANK3 gene encoding ankyrin-3 isoform X1, whose protein sequence is MAHAASQLKKTRDLEINADEETEKKRKHRKRSRDRKKKSDTNASYLRAARAGNLEKALDYLKSGVDINISNQNGLNALHLASKEGHVEVVSELIQRGASVDAATKKGNTALHIASLAGQAEVVKVLVTNRANVNAQSQNGFTPLYMAAQENHLEVVKFLLDNGASQSLATEDGFTPLAVALQQGHDQVVSLLLENDTKGKVRLPALHIAARKDDTKAAALLLQNDHNADVESKMMVNRTTESGFTPLHIAAHYGNINVATLLLNRGAAVDFTARNDITPLHVASKRGNANMVKLLLDRGAKIDAKTRDGLTPLHCGARSGHEQVVEMLLDRGAPILSKTKNGLSPLHMATQGDHLNCVQLLIQHNVPVDDVTNDYLTALHVAAHCGHYKVAKVLLDKKANPNAKALNGFTPLHIACKKNRIKVMELLLKHGASIQAVTESGLTPIHVAAFMGHVNIVSQLMHHGASPNTTNVRGETALHMAARAGQTEVVRYLVQNGAQVEAKAKDDQTPLHISARLGKADIVQQLLQQGASPNAATTSGYTPLHLSAREGHEDVASVLLDHGASLSIITKKGFTPLHVAAKYGKIEVANLLLQKNASPDASGKSGLTPLHVAAHYDNQKVALLLLDQGASPHASAKNGYTPLHIAAKKNQMDIATTLLEYGADANAVTRQGIAPVHLASQDGHVDMVSLLLTRNANVNLSNKSGLTPLHLAAQEDRVNVAEVLVNQGAAVDAQTKMGYTPLHVGCHYGNIKIVNFLLQHSAKVNAKTKNGYTPLHQAAQQGHTHVINVLLQHGAAPNELTVNGNTALAIAKRLGYISVVDTLKVVTEETMTTITVTEKHKMNVPETMNEVLDMSDDEVRKANAPEILSDAEYLSDVEEGEDAMTGDTDKYLGPQDLKELGDDSLPAEGYMGFSLGARSASLRSFSSDRSYTLNRSSYARDSMMIEELLVPAKDQHLTFQREFDSDSLRHYSWAADTLDNVNLVSSPIHSGFLVSFMVDARGGSMRGSRHHGMRIIIPPRKCTAPTRVTCRLVKRHKLATPPPMVEGEGLASRLVEMGPAGAQFLGPVIVEIPHFGSMRGKERELIVLRSENGETWKEHQYDSKHEDLTEILNGMDEELDSVEELEKKRICRIVTKDFPQYFAVVSRIKQESNQIGPEGGVLSSTTVPRVQASFPEGALTKRIRVGLQAQPVPEEIVKKILGNKATFSPIVTVEPRRRKFHKPITMTIPVPPPSGEGVTNGYKGDTTPSLRLLCSITGGTSPAQWEDITGTTPLTFSNDTVSFTTNVSARFWLADCHQVLETVGLATQLYRELICVPYMAKFVIFAKMNDPVESNLRCFCMTDDKVDKTLEQQENFEEVARSKDIEVLEGKPIYVDCYGNLAPLTKGGQQLVFNFYAFKENRLPFSIKVRDTSQEPCGRLSFLKEPKTTKGLPQTAVCNLNITLPAHKKETESDQDDETEKADRRQNFVSLALRKRYSYLTEPGMKTVERSAGATRSLPATYSYKPFFSTRPYQSWTTAPITVPGQTKSGFTSLSSSSSNTPTASPLKSIWSVSSASPIKSTLGASTTSSVKSVSDVASPIRSFRTISSPIKTVVSQPPYNMQVTSGSFIRAPAVTEAASLKGLASTTTFPSRTSPVTTAGSLLERSSITMTPPASPKSNINMYSSSLPLKSVITSASSLLSSPLKSVASPAKSAVDAVSSSKVMMASSLSSPAKHVAGHTDVPLLNGSVSPLKYPSSANLINGSKAAAVFQDKIVAAAHSASCAANAAADTAERVFSTATTMSFSPLRSFVSSAPSAFQSMRTPPAGALYTALGSISATTSSVTSSTITVPVYSVVNVLSEPALKKLPESSSLTKSAAALLSPIKTLTTEARTQPPFNRASSPIKSSLFLAPSALKLSTPSSLSSSQEILKDVAEMKEDLIRMTAILQTDVAEDKPFQPEIQKEGRIDDEEPFKIVEKVKEDLVKVSEILKKDVCLESKGSAKVSKSDQGHLSEDDWVEFSTEEIDEARQQALTSPPISVPEKVQIKTKTMSEKDYSLSKVIDYLANDIGSSSLTNIKYKLEEGKKEGEERQKRILKPAIALQEHKLKMPPASMRPSTSEKELCKIADSFFGTDTILESPDDFSQHDQDKSPLSDSGFETRSEKTPSAPQSAESTGPKPLFHDVPIPPVITETRTEVVHVIRSYEPSSEEIPEQKAEELPASKPTPAFMEPEQKPAASIKEKVKAFQMKASSSEEDDHKCVLSKGVRVKEETHITTTTRMVYHKPPCTESTSERIEETMSVHDIMKAFQSGRDPSKELAGLFEHKSSVTSEVSKSAETSPQHAEKDSKTKPKLERIIEVHIEKGNQAEPTEVIIRETKKHPEKEMYVYQKDLPRGDINLKELEKHDAFPCSDEQGQQEEEELTAEESLPSYLESSRVNTPVSQEEDSRPSSAQLMSDDSYKTLKLLSQHSIEYHDDELSELRGESYRFAEKMLLSEKLDVSHSDTEESVTDHALPLSTELQGSDKRCREKVATAPQKEILSKIYKDVSENGVGKMSKDDHYDKVTVLHYTGDVSSPKHAMWMRFTEDRLDRGREKLIYEDRVDRTVKEAEEKLTEVSQFFRDKTEKLNDELQSPEKKQHKKNGKEKHSSQSSASSSPEKVLLSELPPSGDEWSKVKQYAHDGKCFPKVDERKASSLPSSPEKRIFVQPAEDSKQTMEHKGSTQQTEVPEVSQTGFQLKQSKLSSIRLKFEQSISPRSKDITQEEKKLDGQSKIPVKKLQESKLPVYQFYSREKHAKQVEVIDGSAAFQKEVKIQEECVPGKGKAIEDFHAPDTQKQRTEMSKGVPEYFSEPQAKDLVYGSDSTAKGHWDKKIYRTWESPGTSNHKTQKEKLSHVLVPDTVKENHVDHAEVKTDKKSEFITVTEHKLAANGIHSEEVKELTVKSPSKRVLYREFVVREGERNGEVADKISKRKEEIAVSHIPVRIVEEKRTTLDGVYELSAKVAKSAVIKEKVERQIDYVEDEKIKHSEIRKVTKQQSSIGLSSPDEEMEISPSKSPDSLECSPGKEFPSSELVDPSDSDYLDKVAPLVSTEGVKEIKTLPVYVSFVQVGKQYEKEVQQGNIKKIVSQESKTVQETRGTFYTARQQKQPPSPQGSPEDDTLEQVSFIDSSGKSPLTPETPSSEEVSYEFTSKTPDSLIAYIPGKPSPIPEVSEESEEEAEAKSTSVKQAEVEEPQIDKALPNHINKDSNKRPKGNRVAYIEFPPPPPLDADQGESEKKPHYSTESEMEMTEVNLQDEHDKCQLAEPVIRVQPPSPVPPGADVSDSSDDESLYQPVPLKKYTFKLKELEDDQKETSKPRAPEKTEKQKELGHPTSGKPNEFDIGLDSPQNDVVQNGNNNDQSVTECSIATTAEFSHDTDATEIDSLDGYDLQDEDDGLTESDSKLAGPAVETKKDIWTTEGILKQTDRCFSQSKLEVIEEEGKVGPEEDKASSKGPASEKDGDKSEQKSGAQFFTLEGRHPDRTVFPDSYFSYKVDEEFATPFKTVATKSLDFDPWSNNRGDDEVFETKSRDDEAKPFGLAVEDRSQATTPDTTPARTPTDESTPTSEPNPFPFHEGKMFEMTRSGAIDMSKRDFVEERLQFFQIGEHTSEGKSGDKGEGDKSTVTAITQPQAGDNTVETNLERPVETTAVEHKPIIQASGDCMEQTLGSNSVEKSSAAVNASKVDPKLRTPIKMGISASTMTLKKDGPGEVTDKIEAVMPSGQGLENEPVAVIASSASSQTSCRQTENSDFPKDNFNNNNNLDSSAVPTDDITCNVVLKEHLEPKCSLQKANQAKSTSGKGTGTTQGHRVRDKQKPHGEQQKSKELVGARGKSKLPVKASSVKEVFSQNNLQSNTGSKVRGASKPDKAKQNNSSPCLEARSRIPVKNTHRSNLARRTPALPKQEQVEKEKPKQLPSKLPVKVRSTSVTMTTVKVRKNQLREVCKHSIEYFKGISGETLKLVDRLSDEEKKMQSEVSDDEEDSTSRNTSLSEATQVYQPSITSKSARDMRTEAASIKSKIEKADSERRRSKRTGPQSPCERTDIRMAIVADHLGLSWTELARELNFSVDEINQIRVENPNSLIAQSFMLLKKWVTRDGKNATTDALTSVLTKINRIDIVTLLEGPIFDYGNISGTRSFADENNVFHDPIDGYPTIQVELETPTGLRFVPPTPFQQDDFFSDTSSLESPLRTPSRLSDVVVTSQGHVDGTAAAPPVVTEEDTSLDDSKLDFSVPREGTPKDISVGGSQLEEVDLKDFPRYLGSYVGIPKDGKQRQSEETSKTGVRTEQPERAKSGTDEEMTEEKLKSLFEDIHLEEGAESEEMMEERVWSILKDVQQAEHEMSSIAGWQTDSSSVTEPPTSGRRIGGSLLDRLDDSSDQCRDSVTSYVKGEAGKPETNGSLSESTAETKTKSYIQETLNDVGKQSEKEALKTKPQISAGTHEQTLSSTAYQKSLEETSKPTTEGHKTSVPVSVKKMSWSTSEDGKPRTSIQEEEGAVMSEQKECSDSEIESDSSSDEEQRITTRVYRRRLILKGEEAKNIPGESVTEEQFTDEEGNVITRKITRKVVRRVVIPHERKVGEMQGEAYKVKTKKEVRHVEKKSYS